From the genome of Desulfovibrio sp.:
AAGCCCCCCGTAGGCCTTGGACTCGTAATAGGACATGGCCGGGGTGCGCCTGTCCTTGGGAACTGCAGTCAGAAAATCCAGAGCCTCCTGGAACTTGCCCGCCTCCACGAGAACCGCGCTCAATTCCTGGAGCGTGGTCTGGTCCTTGGGATGCTTGGCCAGGTATTCCCTGAGAACCTTGGTGGCCTCGTCGAAGCGGCGCTGCAGGAGATAGGAGTTGGCCAGATAGAAATGGAGAATCCTCTCGTCAGGGTACTTGGCCAAACCCTGGGCGAGCACTTCCCGGGTCTTGTCCGGATCGCCCAGGCCCCAGTGAAGGTTGGCCAGGTCTCTATAGAGTTCCGGCGAGGGGGCAAGCTCGATGAGTTTTTCCAGAACGGCCGTGGCCTGCCTGGCCTGGCCCTGTCTGCTCAGCTCCTGGTACAGGAGGAAATAATAATCCGCGGCGGCGCTCTGGCTCAGGCCTTTGGCGGTCACGTCCACGGGGGCGGTTTTCTTGGGCGCGCAGGCGGCCAGGGCCAGGGCCGCGAGCAGGGCGCATATGAATTTCTGCATGATGCGTATCACTCTTCCTTACGGATCCACTCCGCGGAAAAATCGTCGATTCGTTTTGAGAAATGGTCGCGGATCTTTTCCAAAAGCCTGGTTTCGATCTGGCGGACCCGCTCGCGCGTGATGCCGTACTTGGTTCCGATCTCTCGAAGGGTGATGGGGGAGTCGGAAAGGATGCGCTGCTCCAAAAGGTCCCGTTCCTTGTCGGAAAGATCGGGCATGATGGTCTGGAGGTGCTTGTCCACGAGGCTGGCGATCTCGTCCTTGGCCAGTATTTCCTCGATGCCCGGGGTGAGCGACGGGAGATAGTCCAGGCGGGTCGACGAGGAGTCGTCTCCCAGGGTGATGTTCAAGGACAGATCGTTGCGGGCCATGCGCTGGTCCATTTCCATCACGTCGGTCTCGGATACCTTGAGATTCTTGGAAATGTTGGTGACCGACGGGTCGAACCCCAGGGAGGTGAGGCGCTGGCGCTCCTTGTTCAGATTGTAGAACAGGGTCCGCTGGGCCTGGGTGGTGCCGATGCGCACCAGCCGCCAGTTGTCCATGATGTATTTGAGGATGTAGGCCTTGACCCAGTACGCCGCGTAATAGGAGAACTTGATGCCTTTCTCCGGGTCGTACTTCTTCACCGCGCGCATGAGCCCCACGTTGCCTTCCTGGATGAGGTCGGCGACGTTCTGGGCCCAGCGGCGCTGGAAATCCATGGCGATCTTCACCACAAGGCGAAGATGCGACGTGACC
Proteins encoded in this window:
- a CDS encoding RNA polymerase factor sigma-32: MSTSKEVPEEESLLSANGDDAALPEDETDQDDGLESSEDSDVSVGGLDEDILNLPVPKVPTVPATGRDNLHVYLREISKFPLLNPDEEFELARRVRDNGDQKAAFRLVTSHLRLVVKIAMDFQRRWAQNVADLIQEGNVGLMRAVKKYDPEKGIKFSYYAAYWVKAYILKYIMDNWRLVRIGTTQAQRTLFYNLNKERQRLTSLGFDPSVTNISKNLKVSETDVMEMDQRMARNDLSLNITLGDDSSSTRLDYLPSLTPGIEEILAKDEIASLVDKHLQTIMPDLSDKERDLLEQRILSDSPITLREIGTKYGITRERVRQIETRLLEKIRDHFSKRIDDFSAEWIRKEE